TTTCaaaaaacttttcattccatTTTGACAACTAAGAACGCTAAAAAGATTGGTGGACCTGATGGAACCAGTCCTCGGATCCATTATGGAAATTTGACAAGTTCTCTAACATTAGGATCAACAATGGAAGCTGTGTGTTTTGGCAGGATCTATAACGTCAAGATCAACACTGAAACAACCACTAACATTTGGTTTCACCAATCTCTTATTCACATTTTCGAGAAAACTAAAGGTGACAGACATATCTCTTAATTTTCCTGAAGATCTATACATGAAAGTAATTACATAAAGAAGGAGGAAAATGATGAGCAGGGAAGAAGAGAAGCTAAACAATGATATGCATGAGACAACTCAAACAAACTAAAGCTAAAATTGCCAGTTCCCCTTCCCAACTTCTTGTTCAGGCTCATCATAGGTACAGCTGGCCTATGTCCAATTCAACAACTCCCAAGATTAAAAGATCTAAAACCAGAAATGAAATGACTGAAAATTGATTGACTCACAAGGTCTAGGTGTGAAATGTTTGGTTCCAGCCTCGTGTCAAGTACATGTATCTTGAACCACTCAAAAACTTCAAGATCATGTCCATTCTTTTCCTCCATTCTTTTCACAACCCTTTCTATCTACAGAAAGCCAAAGATAAAAAGCAGAACCAAAGAGAATATATTAATATGTAGCTTACACGTGACTAAATTCGAAGTGCAGCACGCTCAAATTCCACCTGCATAATATAACACTCGAACAATCCAAATCCACCAGCTAGGTGCTTTCAACAACATAAATGACAGAGAGTGTCCCTTTGAGTTATACGAGTAAAAGCAGAATCCTGTGCAACTCACCTGATTTAAGTAATCATCTAAGAACATTATGGCATGATCATCTTGTCCAGTATTCAGTTTGAATATGCGCAAAACGTTTGTTCTTCTCAGAGACTACAAGAAGTAATTTATATCAAATATCAATTGAACAAAACTTTGGAAGGCAGAAAACGGTTAAAGTGAAGGGACATAATGAATGCAAAGTACAATTTGGTCAAGGTATTGACTACACACGTCACAAGAAAATTGAGtgcattgaaaattaaaagtttcTTCTATAGTTTAGCTGGAAAATGTCTTAAGGAAACTTATCAACAAGATCCACCCACATGTGCGGTCTTAAAAAAAGGCAACTCTTTTATAAATGGCAGTTTCTAACCACAATTCCACAATGTAAAACACCTAATTGGTTCTTTGCGACTTTCTTTTCCCACCACATAAATATGCCTTAGCATAATCTTCATCTGTTATGCCACCAAAGACATGCTTATTAAATGACGAGATCAACAGACATTACCTCATTCTGGATAACAATGTGAGGATGGAAATGTGTCTGAGGCAGGAATAATAGAGAGTCCACATATAATAACTCCATGTTCCACAAATACAGATTACAACACCTTCAAATGTGTCCGGGTCAAAATCTTAATTACTGAATATCGCTATGTTTATAATCAAGATAGGAGGAAAGGTCAATCCCAGAGAGCCTCTGTTTCTGTCCTACATAATTGCACAATGATCTTATCTGTGATTATCAAATTAGCATGACGTATTGCCCTATTTGACATTTTCAGTTTCAATTCAACCCTCTCTGACCTCAAATTACTAACATCTGTGAAGAGAACTCATCATGCAGAAGCTTCCCAATGTAATTGAATCTAATAACCCAAAGTTATTACTAAAAGGCAAGACACGAAGAATCGAAGAATTACAGATGAATGtacaaaaagaacttaattgtgGGACACTTCACTGGTCCCagatagagagagggggagggagagagagatgcaagTGTACCTCTAACTCTCTATCCACCTGAGTTCTGTCCAGTACGCTGCTATACAACTGCGACCGCAGAACAAAAGGCCGAATCGAGACCTGAAAAACGCAAAAGCAACTGCTAAAAAACACACATAATTGTCATGACTTGCGCACGTAACACGATCGGGACGAATCCGCAACCTTATCGATGCGAGGGAATTGAGCTCGCATCATGCGGAGCGCCACTAGCGTGTCGCTGAAAGTGAGACTCTGCTCTGCCAATCAAATATCGAATTCACTAAGAATCATCAACCAAAAAGTGGAAACGAAAAACAGCGCAGAATGATGGGAGATTGTAGCTCACCTAGAGATTCAGATGCGGCGGCAGTTTCAGCGTCATcagctgccgccgccgccgccgccgccgccgccgccgccgccgcatccTCTTCGTCCCGTCGCCGTTTCGTTCCCTTCGATGGCgacgaagaggaggagggatCTTGCATGGACATGCGGTTTTGGTGTTGGGTTTCCGGAGCTTGCTCGCTATTCAGTCTCGAGCTGAGAGAATTCATCGGAGTCTTCGCGGATCGCAGTTCGCGCTAAATTGTGCAGGAAACAGAAGAGAAGTGAAGGCCCTGTTCTATCCTGAaattttcacctttttcttgtttttgcaaGAAAACCCTCATTCAACATTCCACCTTTGGCAAATTTGCTTTCAAAATTATCTctcaacattaaatattttctctttggccCCCACaaccaaagccgaaccaaacaagACCTTAACATTCCAAAAATACTAAAAGCGCTTTGAGCTTTCAATATTCCAAA
The nucleotide sequence above comes from Eucalyptus grandis isolate ANBG69807.140 chromosome 2, ASM1654582v1, whole genome shotgun sequence. Encoded proteins:
- the LOC104428172 gene encoding serine/threonine-protein kinase 19; the encoded protein is MNSLSSRLNSEQAPETQHQNRMSMQDPSSSSSPSKGTKRRRDEEDAAAAAAAAAAAAAADDAETAAASESLEQSLTFSDTLVALRMMRAQFPRIDKVSIRPFVLRSQLYSSVLDRTQVDRELESLRRTNVLRIFKLNTGQDDHAIMFLDDYLNQIERVVKRMEEKNGHDLEVFEWFKIHVLDTRLEPNISHLDLCSLLSLGGKVKDNHISVLINGGVIIRQLIDPSMYWFAIPNVGSILKGLSQGRKELLSLLSRRRYKEMMLAPLEKKRLRASPLDMRFHLRDLIGSGHLKTVKTPSGLVVRISKEWDL